The proteins below are encoded in one region of Prunus dulcis unplaced genomic scaffold, ALMONDv2, whole genome shotgun sequence:
- the LOC117613408 gene encoding uncharacterized protein LOC117613408 produces MKSKHFSTGKDRIDVKDEEDVAANQLGGEVKVADLIWVKINGGSWWPAQVVDDNTVNVNKKPSERSAGKVLVRLYGSYKYLYVDPLKYHSEFDIILKQNNGCYREILLKALEQDVSCLKSSRSKKQGSNSKESVAVYSPTRMSNHNHAGENHQTDSSSLTMKSKRLSTGKDRIDVKDEEDVAANQLGGEVKVADLIWVKINGGSWWPAQVVDDNSVNVNKKPSKRSAGKVLVRLYGSYKYLYVDPLKYHSEFDIILKQNNGCYREILLKALEQDVSCLKSSRSKKQGSESKESVAVYSPTCVSNHNHARENHQTDSSSLTTEVQRTEFSVRVSPRRQQYVTIPQSKLEPNMPIAKEEEAKRKSPWEDGLQKKLKRNGSSDQAEVSARRLRVMQHLGLIAPSGSPFHKNGLIV; encoded by the exons ATGAAAAGCAAACACTTTTCAACTGGGAAAGATCGTATTGATGTGAAAGATGAAGAGGATGTTGCTGCTAATCAATTGGGAGGGGAAGTTAAGGTGGCAGATCTGATATGGGTGAAGATCAATGGAGGCTCATGGTGGCCTGCACAG GTTGTTGATGACAATACTGTGAATGTGAACAAGAAGCCAAGTGAAAGATCAGCAGGGAAGGTTCTTGTTCGGCTCTATGGAAGCTATAAATa CTTGTATGTGGACCCTCTGAAATATCATTCTGAATTTGACATA ATACTCAAGCAGAACAATGGTTGTTATAGGGAAATACTTCTAAAAGCTCTGGAGCAG GATGTTTCTTGCTTAAAATCCAGTAGATCAAAGAAGCAAGGGTCCAACTCTAAAG AAAGTGTAGCAGTTTATTCTCCTACACGCATGTCCAATCACAATCATGCAGGGGAAAATCACCAAACAGATTCGTCAAGCTTA ACAATGAAAAGCAAACGCCTTTCAACTGGGAAAGATCGTATTGATGTGAAAGATGAAGAGGATGTTGCTGCTAATCAATTGGGAGGGGAAGTTAAGGTGGCAGATCTGATATGGGTGAAGATCAATGGAGGCTCATGGTGGCCTGCACAG GTTGTTGATGACAATTCTGTGAATGTGAACAAGAAGCCAAGTAAAAGATCAGCAGGGAAGGTTCTTGTTCGGCTCTATGGAAGCTATAAATa CTTGTATGTGGACCCTCTGAAATATCATTCTGAATTTGACATA ATACTCAAGCAGAACAATGGTTGTTATAGGGAAATACTTCTAAAAGCTCTGGAGCAG GATGTTTCTTGCTTAAAATCCAGTAGATCAAAAAAGCAAGGGTCTGAGTCTAAAG AAAGTGTAGCAGTTTATTCTCCTACATGCGTGTCCAATCATAATCATGCAAGGGAAAATCACCAAACAGATTCGTCAAGCTTA ACTACTGAGGTTCAGAGAACTGAATTTTCT GTAAGGGTTTCTCCGAGAAGACAGCAGTATGTCACTATACCACAAAGTAAGCTGGAGCCAAATATGCCAATTGCCAAAGAGGaagaagcaaaaagaaaatcccCTTGGGAAGATGGTTTGCAAAAGAAACTTAAACGAAATGGCTCAAGTGATCAGGCAGAAGTGAGTGCTCGGAGATTAAGAGTGATGCAACATCTTGGCCTCATTGCTCCTTCAGGATCTCCATTCCACAAAAATGGACTCATTGTCTGA